The Winslowiella toletana genome includes the window CAGCAGCGCTTTCCCGCTGGTTGACGTTACCGTCATTCCTGATGATGAAATCGCCGGCCATCGCAGCATGGCCGCCCTGACCCTGCTGCAGAAACATATTCATCAGCGGGACCTGGCAGAACTGACTGACCGGCTGGCGCCCATTCTGCTGGCCGGCTATCTGTCTTCATCACAGGTGATATCGCTGGTACACTATATTGTACAGGCAGGCGAAACAGCCGACGCCGAAGGTTTTGTACGCGAACTGGCACAGCGTGTGCCGCAACACGGAGACGCACTTATGACCATCGCACAACAGCTCGAACAGAATGGCATCCAGAAGGGTATCCAGCTAGGCAGGCAGGAAGGCCGAAATGAAGGCAAGCTGGAAGTTGCCCGTACCATGCTGCAGAACGGTCTTGACCGTAATACCATCATGAAAATGACCGGACTGACTGAAGACGACCTGGCGCAGATCCGCCACTGACTTATTTAGCGGCCTCTCCGGCCGTACTGCTGAACCACCAGGTACAGCCGCCCAGGGGCTCACTGCCCCATCGTCAGTTCATATTTTTCTGCCGTCAGCACATAAAGCCCGGAATGCCCATCAATAGCCATCTGCCATCCACAGCGGTTAAGAAGCGTTTCCAGCCCCTGCACGGACCCGGTTAGTCGCGCGATCACCGGTGCGACCTGCTGGCCGCCATCGTTGAATGCAGCATCCAGGCTGCTTCGGGACAGATAAATTCCGTTTACGCCAGCGTTCAGGACGGCGGCATGCCTTCCCGACCACTCCCGGTCGCTGAACAGCCGGTAAGCCCAGCACATATCTTTCGCCATCTCCAGGGCATATGTCAGACGGAACAGGTCATTCTGCCGGGACAGCTCGCCTGTACAGGAGCGCCAGAGATAGTCGAGCTTGCCGGCAAGCTTTGCGGCAACGCCATATTGGCGTCCCTGTTTCAGCAGCCACTCAATGTCGGGAGCCACCTCACGGGAAAAGCGACGCTGTTTAAGGGCGGTCGCCAGCCAGCGTGTCAGAAAGAGATTTTCCTAAGCAGCGGAAAAAACGGTACCGTCCTGACGTGCAAGTGCAAGGGCTGCCAGAGCGCACCAGGCCAGATGACCGGATTTTTGTGTGAGCGTCACTGCAGTCTGTCCTCTGAATAAATCATATTTGCCATTCTAACCGTGCTTATCTACGCAATAAATCCTGTGCGGGTAAATTTACTTAGATAATGGTAACACACCAAAGATTGTGCTCTGTATGGCGTGCAGCAGCATGAAGGCGCCGAATGATTTCCTGAACAGAGTACACTGGGCAGACGGCGCCGTACGCCCGGTGTAGCCGGTTAGGGTCAGATAAAATGCGCTACCCAACTCTTCTTATATCTGCTGAGATGAGTGAAGTACATGTCTGCCCTGCTGCCGGGATTTTTCCACTCGTCGGTTTTTTTATTAACTTACCGATTACGCTTGCGACTGATTTTTAAGTAATTAATATAAACAGTGTTGTGTCATAGGTGAGCGCTTCTACCGCTCAGTGAAGGGAAGATGTCTGACGGGATTGTCTGGTTCTTCCTCACAAAGTAGAAAACTATATAGAAGCACAATACGCTACCACCGCGTTTTGTAACTGCCCTCCTCGGAGGGCAGGTATTTTTTTATGATAAACACTAAAAGGTTATTAACTCCCGCTCTTGGCACAAAAGCACGCTGGTTAAATGTCTGCTATGAGCGAAAAGCGGACGTTACGCATCCCTGCGAACATTGGCTTTGAGCAGTCGGAATTGAACTTAGCGATTCATTGTGAATTCCCGAACGCCTTTACAGCCAGTCTGATTCACCGCAACGTTATGAATTCTTGATCCTAATTAATCTGTTCATTGTTACCATAGTGGTGAAAAACATGAAATTTGTAACGGGATTCATGGTTGTGAATCAGGATCTTATTCCCCACACAATAATCGTATGAGGTCTTTATGCTGATAGCTCAGGTTTCAGACATTCACGCCTCAACCGAAAATGATTATCTGTTTCGGTTCGACCAGGTACTAAATTGGCTTACACATCTGCAACCGGACATACTGGTAATTACAGGCGATCTAACGGATGGGCATTGGCAGGAAGGTTATAAACACATAGCTGACCGCCTGAATCAGCAAAATTACCCTTCGTTGATCCTGCCGGGTAACTCAGACGACCGAAGTCTGATGCGTTCTGTTTGGGATGAGAATAGATGGGCGCATGATGCCCAAGGAGAAGCCCTGCACTTAATTCATAACACCGGTGACATTCGCCTGATTGGTCTGGATTCGACGATTGATTATAAAGATTACGGCAGTGTGACTGACCATCTGGAATGGTTGGATAACCAACTTAGCGACGCATGCAGCCCTCCGTCATTGCTGTTTCTGCACCATCACGTATTTGCATCTGGCATACCAACGCTAGACGAAACGATGTGCAGAGGTCTGCCTGAGATGGAAGATTTGATTAGACGCGCCCCGGCCAGATTACTCGCCATTTCTTCAGGCCATGTCCACAGACCAATAGCGGGCACGTATGCGGGCATACCTGCCTACATTTGTGGCTCCGTTTGCCCCGCTAATCCTGTCTGGTTTGGAACAGTAAACTCTCCTCCTGCGAATGACCCGCCAGCGTTGATAATTCACCGCTACGTCAGTAACGCCCTTATCAGTCATCACGTTTGCGTTTAACTGGCATTCAGAAAAGCATAGACCTCATAGAAAACGACCTGATCCCCAGTGACCAACGCATAATGTTGTGGGGGAGCAATGTCCGCATCTGGCACAAAGCGGACTTGCGCTCTGGAAGGCCCGCCAAGAGCGATCGACGGATATTGCTAAAAGGGTTTAGTGAGCATTAACAGGGAGCAGGTCGATATTACCGTGTTAAATGAAGCAACATCGTTGTTAAAACCCAATCAGGATGTCACACCAGTGAATGTAAACAATTGCCAGATCTGCGGCGAACCGATGAGTAAAACACCAGGAACTATGAGTTTTGACTGTGGCGGCGATTGCTTATGTTGCATGACTTTCCATGGCGATCCAGATGCAATTGAGATTGTTGAGAAACTTACTGGCGAAAAAGTTAATGTCTGGGGAAGCTCATATCGTTCAAGTAAGGTTGAAGGGCTGTAATGAGCGACAAGCGGACATCAGGTTAGTCGGTATTATGGGTGCCGTCTGTAATTTTCCCGGACAGACGTCTGTAGTTTTTAATGGTCGCACTGGAAAGGCTTGCTGCCGTATCTACGATGAAAAAGCTGAAAGTATTTTCAGTTATCAGGGGACTAAGATCTGTACAAGCAATAAGAAGAGCCTCCACCTTAAGATTTGCCACTACAGACATTAAATTTATCCACTCTGCCTGTACATCGGAGTCATGAAAACCTTTCGTTTTAACCCGTCCAATTAGCGATGTGGTCATCTCACGAAGCAGAGGTGAATCAATAATCTCTTTACCAGAAGCTTCTATCCGCGCCTGATAAAAACCCGCTTCCAGCGTAGGTTTCGTAGCCAGTACAGCAATCCTGGTTGCCTCTGCAGGTAGTGACTCAAGTGCGATGTCTGCGATATGCAGAAGTGGGATACCGGAGCTCACCGCCTTCATTTCGGCAAAGTAGCAGTGCGCAAGATTACAGGGAACAGCTATCAGACTCACTTTGGCCCTGACGAGTTCGGTAATACCCTGCTGTAGGGTTGCGATCATCGCATTATCATCAACTTTCTTGCCAGGCCAGAAAGGTGTCGGCAACGAGATAATATGCATTTTAGGAAAATCCATATCATATTTCGCTCCGTACCCGATGTGACACTCTGTCACCAGCATATCAACGAAGGGGGCTGTGGAGCGGGGTCCCATTCCTGCAAGCACACCTATAGAAACAGTCATTGTCAGTGCCTCCTTTAAAGATCTTCTTTCCGCTTAACAAATTATCGCTAAATTGCCTGCAAAATTACAGACGAACGGAATGAACATGCCGGAGGTCACTTAGAAAGGTGCAGGTGAACTACCGCAATTGATCAACACATCATGATGCGGAGAGAGCAGGCTTCAGGCACAAAGCGGACCTACGCTCCGGAAGATCCGCTATGAGCTAAAAGCAGACATTGCTGGATTAATTTCACTTACTTTCGTGGCTTTGGTCGGCGGTCAGTAATGTGCAAGCCCGTCGTCTACAGCATACTGGCTGCCGGTAACATAGGATGCGTCATCGGAGTGCAACTGCAGCGGCCTCTTCTACTGTTCCCGCTCGCCCCAAAGGAACCTGGCTTACCACAAAATCTTCAAACTGCTGACGGGACTCTTCTGGCATAAAGTGCCTGAAGTTAGTTTCAATCGGACCAGGCACCAAAGTGTTGGCGCGGATACCGCGTTCAGCCAGCGCAGAAGCCCAGCTTTTAACCATAGCGATAACGGCGCCTTTCGTTGCTGCATATAGGCTTGTCATCGCCGCACCTTCATAGACAGAAGAGGAGGAAGTTACCAAAATGGCCGCGCCTGAATTAAGTGATTCGGAGACAACTGCTAGCTGTAGCATCGGGCTGCGCACATTAGCGTTCATCATACGATTGAAAGAATCTGCCGTTACAGATTCCGGAGATCCTACCTCTGCAAAGCCGGCATTAAGCCATAATCCATCAAGTGAACCCCAGCCGCTGATAGCTTCCCCCAGCCCTTTTATGTCGGTTTCGCTTGCAGTATCGCTTTTCAGAATAAGTGATGTTACAGGAAGCAGGCTGCGTGCACGTTCCAGCCTTTCTTCATTAAGCCCCGTAATGGCTACGTGACCACCTTCAGTAACAATACGCTGAGCGCCTGCCAGCCCCATGCCACTGGTGCCGCCCGTGATCAGTATACGTTTACCCTGGAATCTTCCCACCGGCAGTCGCTACGGTCACAGATGACGGAAGCATCCGGCGAACCGCTTACCTTCCACTCATCTAGGAACCGCTTACCTTCCACTCATCTAGGAACCGCAGGCTGGGTATCTGAACGCCCGGTTAGTCTGCCGCCCCCTGCTTCGTCCGGCAGCCGGACGAAGCAGGGGATTTACCTGCACATTATATGCGGAAGGTTTCCACCATATTCTGCAGGGCACGCGCCTGCTCAGAAAGGGACTGCGATGCCGCCGAGGACTCTTCAACCAGCGCGGCGTTATTCTGCGTGACGCCGTCCATCTGGGTTACCGCAATGCTGACCTGGGCGATGCCCTGCATCTGCTCCTCTGAGCCGAGCGAGATTTCGTCCATGGCCTCAGCCAGTTCACCCACCATGCCGGTAATTCTGATGATACTCTGTCCTGTACCGTCAGCTACCGAAACGCCGTTTTCGACCTGGGTGACCGCCATCTCAATGAGGGCTTTAATTTCTTTTGCCGCTGTGGCGCTGCGCTGCGCAAGCGACCTCACCTCGCCGGCCACTACCGCAAAGCCGCGCCCCTCCTCTCCGGCACGGGCCGCCTCGACCGCAGCGTTCAGTGCGAGGATATTGGTCTGGAATGCAATACCCTCGATAACGGCGGTAATATCCCGTATTTTTCCGGCGCTGTGAGATATCTCTCCCATACTTTCGGACATGCGAAGCACCTCCTCCCTACCGTTACGGGAAAGAGCAGCCGCTTCCCTTGCCACACCGGCAGTATGCTGCGCGCTGGTTGTGTTGTTCCTTACCGTGGCCGTTATCTCCTCCATGCTGGCCGCTGTTTCCTGCAGCGCAGCCGCCTGCTGCTCCGTCCGTGATGACAGCTCGCTGTTACCCTGAGAGATTTCATCTGCTGCCTGTGCCACTGAACCGGCAGCGCCCTTTATCTGTCCCACAAGTGCGCGAAGGTCAGCCTGCATTCCGTCAAGAGAGGCCAGCAGGCTGGTTGTGTCCTTATGTCGCAGCTGAACGGGCGTGGTCAGGTCCCCCCCGGCAATCGCCGCCGCGATTTTCTGAGCCTCTGCGGGTTCCCCTCCCAGTTGCCGCATCAGGATGCGGACAATAAACAGGCAGACCAGTACACTACTCACGATTGAAATGAAAATAATCAGGCCGGAAATCTTCAGCACCCTGATGGCATGTTCATTATTTCTGAAAGCAGTTTCTTCAGCCTGGTGAGTCTGGATGGTTGTCAGGGCATTCAGGCTTGCAATCAGAAGCTGTTGAGGAGGCCGTACCACGCTGGTGAGATAATCCGGCAGGCCTTCAAGTTGCTTCTGCCTGCCTTTTTTTGCAGCAGTCTCAAGCACTGCAAGCGCCGTCTTCTCGTTATCCAGGACGGTGGTAAGGAGTTTCATCTCGTCCGGGATGTTTTCAGCCATAATCATACCTTTGAGCTTATTGCGATTCTGAATATAAGCAGTTTTGCTCTTCTCAAAGCGTTCCCACTCTGTGGCAATGGCTTTTTCGTCAGAAAACAGCGCCATATTTCTGACCTGAACCAGCATATTTCTCAGGGCCGTGCCGGCTTCATTCGCCACCACCACCTTTTTCAGCCTGTGAGAGACGATGTCATTCATCTCATGCCGGGATGTATTAAGGCTGATAAAGGTAAATGCGGAACTGATTACAAACAGTAAGATAAGGAAGGTGAAACCTGCTGTTAAACGTGTCGATATTTTCACTGGATAAACCTTGATGGTTGATGAACTAATACATATCGACAAAATCCGGCCGGGCTTGATGACCGGGCGGAGCAGCAAAGCTGTCTATTCCGTAGCCAGATCGGAACTCCGGCAGTCAGTCCGGAAGGTATTTTTTACAAAAGTATGGCTGATCTGAGGCGTACTGCTCTGATTAAGGCTGTTCCGGTGAAGGTCTGCCGACAGTAGAAAGGTCATACCGGCCTGAGGTGCCTGGATATCCTGCGTGTGGCAGATGCCCATGCGCGCAGCGTTCTCCCCGTAGGTAAGACCCTGATTGTCAGGCAGGCTAAGCACATGGATAATGCTGAATTTTTTGATGAACCGGTTACATGGCCTGCTGCCATGAAAATGGCACCTCATATCTGCATGAACATCAATACGGTCTGAATGTGACACTTACATTCATCTGGTGAGAGTTCTGAGTCTATGTCCTCAACGTCGTCCGCCACCCAGATGTGGGCCACACACCGAGTGTCAGGGGCAAACCCCGACTAGCTGGCTATCAGGCCGGCAATGGTAAGTTCTCTTTTCATCATCTGCTCCTCAGTCAACGGTTGCACGGCCTCATCTGCCCCGTGCCGCCACAGCAGCCGGTCGCAAAGCGGAGCTGGCAGGGCGACACCGGAAGCCGCACGCGCCGCCGGAGCAGACTGAATGTCCCGCGGACGGCGGGGAACGGGTGAGCAGTTGTGTTTGATGTCAACCAAAGAGGGTGTTTTAAAGACGTGTAGTGGTTGCAGATGATGAACGTCCGCTATGAGCTGTGAGTTCAATGGCTCGATGCAACGCTATCCTTAATCAAGGGGGGACGTTGTCATGAAACGAAGAACTCGGATTAACTACACGCCAGAGCAGAAGGCGATTATCTGGGACAGATATAAGCAAGGTGATTCTCTGCATGATATCGCCAGAATGTTCGACAGATTTCATTCTTCCATCATGCCCACAATCCACCAGACAGGGGGCTACCGTCCTCCCGTTCGAAAGCGGCATCGATTAGCGCTTACGCTTGATGAAAGAGAGGAGATCTCCAGAGGACTGGTAGCAAAACTCAGTATCAGGGACATTGCTGCCAACTTATCAAGAGCACCCTCAACGATTAGCCGCGAGGTCAGGAGGCACGGAGGTGCCAAGCAATACCGTGCAGCAAAAGCCGATACTGCTGCGTGGGAAAATGCTCTGAGACCAAAACCTTGCAAGCTAATTGAAAGCCCCACATTGTGTAAAATCATTGCAGAGAAGATGCATCAGGACTGGTCGCCGGAACAGATCGCCGGTTGGCTGAAACGCTGTTATCCGGATAATCAGGAAATGCATGTGTCACACGAAACGATTTATAAAACGCTTTTTATACAAACCCGGGGGGCATTAAAAAAAGAGCTGCAGCAATGCCTCAGAAGCGGAAGAGCGGTTCGTAGATCCCGAACGTCATCACTTAAAGGGAAAGGGTTAGGGAAAATCCCGAATGCGATACCTATCAGCGAAAGGCCACCGGAAGCCTCAGACAGAGCCATCCCTGGTCACTGGGAAGGTGATCTGATCCAGGGCTCGAAAAACTCCTATATTATCACCCTCGTAGAACGCCATTCCCGCTTTGTTATGTTAGCCAAAATCAGGGACAACAAGACCATAACGGTTATATCTGCACTCATCAGACAAGCCCGGGAATTACCTGTTGAGCTATATAAAACATTAACCTGGGATCGGGGAGCTGAAATGACCAGCCACACCCGGTTTACTGTAGCAACAGACATCCAGATTTACTTCTGTGATCCTCAATCTCCCTGGCAACGTGGCTCAAATGAAAATACGAACAGGTTGCTAAGACAATATTTTCCAAAGGGAACTGACTTATCGGTTCACAGTCAGCAGAGACTAAACAGCGTTGCCAGACAGCTCAACGAAAGACCGAGAAAAACGCTAGACTATGAATCACCCGCAGAACGGTTCAATAAGTGTGTTGCGTCCATCAGTTGAACTCACAGCGAAAAGCGGACGTTACGCATCCCTGCGAACATTGGCTTTGAGCAGTCGGAATTGAACTTAGCGATTCATTGTGAATTCCCGAACGCCTTTACAGCCAGTCTGATTCACCGCAACGTTATGAATTCTTGATCCTAATTAATCTGTTCATTGTTACCATAGTGGTGAAAAACATGAAATTTGTAACGGGATTCATGGTTGTGAATCAGGATCTTATTCCCCACACAATAATCGTATGAGGTCTTTATGCTGATAGCTCAGGTTTCAGACATTCACGCCTCAACCGAAAATGATTATCTGTTTCGGTTCGACCAGGTACTAAATTGGCTTACACATCTGCAACCGGACATACTGGTAATTACAGGCGATCTAACGGATGGGCATTGGCAGGAAGGTTATAAACACATAGCTGACCGCCTGAATCAGCAAAATTACCCTTCGTTGATCCTGCCGGGTAACTCAGACGACCGAAGTCTGATGCGTTCTGTTTGGGATGAGAATAGATGGGCGCATGATGCCCAAGGAGAAGCCCTGCACTTAATTCATAACACCGGTGACATTCGCCTGATTGGTCTGGATTCGACGATTGATTATAAAGATTACGGCAGTGTGACTGACCATCTGGAATGGTTGGATAACCAACTTAGCGACGCATGCAGCCCTCCGTCATTGCTGTTTCTGCACCATCACGTATTTGCATCTGGCATACCAACGCTAGACGAAACGATGTGCAGAGGTCTGCCTGAGATGGAAGATTTGATTAGACGCGCCCCGGCCAGATTACTCGCCATTTCTTCAGGCCATGTCCACAGACCAATAGCGGGCACGTATGCGGGCATACCTGCCTACATTTGTGGCTCCGTTTGCCCCGCTAATCCTGTCTGGTTTGGAACAGTAAACTCTCCTCCTGCGAATGACCCGCCAGCGTTGATAATTCACCGCTACGTCAGTAACGCCCTTATCAGTCATCACGTTTGCGTTTAACTGGCATTCAGAAAAGCATAGACCTCATAGAAAACGACCTGATCCCCAGTGACCAACGCATAATGTTGTGGGGGAGCAATGTCCGCATCTGGCACAAAGCGGACTTGCGCTCTGGAAGGCCCGCCAAGAGCGATCGACGGATATTGCTAAAAGGGTTTAGTGAGCATTAACAGGGAGCAGGTCGATATTACCGTGTTAAATGAAGCAACATCGTTGTTAAAACCCAATCAGGATGTCACACCAGTGAATGTAAACAATTGCCAGATCTGCGGCGAACCGATGAGTAAAACACCAGGAACTATGAGTTTTGACTGTGGCGGCGATTGCTTATGTTGCATGACTTTCCATGGCGATCCAGATGCAATTGAGATTGTTGAGAAACTTACTGGCGAAAAAGTTAATGTCTGGGGAAGCTCATATCGTTCAAGTAAGGTTGAAGGGCTGTAATGAGCGACAAGCGGACATCAGGTTAGTCGGTATTATGGGTGCCGTCTGTAATTTTCCCGGACAGACGTCTGTAGTTTTTAATGGTCGCACTGGAAAGGCTTGCTGCCGTATCTACGATGAAAAAGCTGAAAGTATTTTCAGTTATCAGGGGACTAAGATCTGTACAAGCAATAAGAAGAGCCTCCACCTTAAGATTTGCCACTACAGACATTAAATTTATCCACTCTGCCTGTACATCGGAGTCATGAAAACCTTTCGTTTTAACCCGTCCAATTAGCGATGTGGTCATCTCACGAAGCAGAGGTGAATCAATAATCTCTTTACCAGAAGCTTCTATCCGCGCCTGATAAAAACCCGCTTCCAGCGTAGGTTTCGTAGCCAGTACAGCAATCCTGGTTGCCTCTGCAGGTAGTGACTCAAGTGCGATGTCTGCGATATGCAGAAGTGGGATACCGGAGCTCACCGCCTTCATTTCGGCAAAGTAGCAGTGCGCAAGATTACAGGGAACAGCTATCAGACTCACTTTGGCCCTGACGAGTTCGGTAATACCCTGCTGTAGGGTTGCGATCATCGCATTATCATCAACTTTCTTGCCAGGCCAGAAAGGTGTCGGCAACGAGATAATATGCATTTTAGGAAAATCCATATCATATTTCGCTCCGTACCCGATGTGACACTCTGTCACCAGCATATCAACGAAGGGGGCTGTGGAGCGGGGTCCCATTCCTGCAAGCACACCTATAGAAACAGTCATTGTCAGTGCCTCCTTTAAAGATCTTCTTTCCGCTTAACAAATTATCGCTAAATTGCCTGCAAAATTACAGACGAACGGAATGAACATGCCGGAGGTCACTTAGAAAGGTGCAGGTGAACTACCGCAATTGATCAACACATCATGATGCGGAGAGAGCAGGCTTCAGGCACAAAGCGGACCTACGCTCCGGAAGATCCGCTATGAGCTAAAAGCAGACATTGCTGGATTAATTTCACTTACTTTCGTGGCTTTGGTCGGCGGTCAGTAATGTGCAAGCCCGTCGTCTACAGCATACTGGCTGCCGGTAACATAGGATGCGTCATCGGAGTGCAACTGCAGCGGCCTCTTCTACTGTTCCCGCTCGCCCCAAAGGAACCTGGCTTACCACAAAATCTTCAAACTGCTGACGGGACTCTTCTGGCATAAAGTGCCTGAAGTTAGTTTCAATCGGACCAGGCACCAAAGTGTTGGCGCGGATACCGCGTTCAGCCAGCGCAGAAGCCCAGCTTTTAACCATAGCGATAACGGCGCCTTTCGTTGCTGCATATAGGCTTGTCATCGCCGCACCTTCATAGACAGAAGAGGAGGAAGTTACCAAAATGGCCGCGCCTGAATTAAGTGATTCGGAGACAACTGCTAGCTGTAGCATCGGGCTGCGCACATTAGCGTTCATCATACGATTGAAAGAATCTGCCGTTACAGATTCCGGAGATCCTACCTCTGCAAAGCCGGCATTAAGCCATAATCCATCAAGTGAACCCCAGCCGCTGATAGCTTCCCCCAGCCCTTTTATGTCGGTTTCGCTTGCAGTATCGCTTTTCAGAATAAGTGATGTTACAGGAAGCAGGCTGCGTGCACGTTCCAGCCTTTCTTCATTAAGCCCCGTAATGGCTACGTGACCACCTTCAGTAACAATACGCTGAGCGCCTGCCAGCCCCATGCCACTGGTGCCGCCCGTGATCAGTATACGTTTACCCTGGAATCTTCCCACCGGCAGTCGCTACGGTCACAGATGACGGAAGCATCCGGCGAACCGCTTACCTTCCACTCATCTAGGAACCGCTTACCTTCCACTCATCTAGGAACCGCAGGCTGGGTATCTGAACGCCCGGTTAGTCTGCCGCCCCCTGCTTCGTCCGGCAGCCGGACGAAGCAGGGGATTTACCTGCACATTATATGCGGAAGGTTTCCACCATATTCTGCAGGGCACGCGCCTGCTCAGAAAGGGACTGCGATGCCGCCGAGGACTCTTCAACCAGCGCGGCGTTATTCTGCGTGACGCCGTCCATCTGGGTTACCGCAATGCTGACCTGGGCGATGCCCTGCATCTGCTCCTCTGAGCCGAGCGAGATTTCGTCCATGGCCTCAGCCAGTTCACCCACCATGCCGGTAATTCTGATGATACTCTGTCCTGTACCGTCAGCTACCGAAACGCCGTTTTCGACCTGGGTGACCGCCATCTCAATGAGGGCTTTAATTTCTTTTGCCGCTGTGGCGCTGCGCTGCGCAAGCGACCTCACCTCGCCGGCCACTACCGCAAAGCCGCGCCCCTCCTCTCCGGCACGGGCCGCCTCGACCGCAGCGTTCAGTGCGAGGATATTGGTCTGGAATGCAATACCCTCGATAACGGCGGTAATATCCCGTATTTTTCCGGCGCTGTGAGATATCTCTCCCATACTTTCGGACATGCGAAGCACCTCCTCCCTACCGTTACGGGAAAGAGCAGCCGCTTCCCTTGCCACACCGGCAGTATGCTGCGCGCTGGTTGTGTTGTTCCTTACCGTGGCCGTTATCTCCTCCATGCTGGCCGCTGTTTCCTGCAGCGCAGCCGCCTGCTGCTCCGTCCGTGATGACAGCTCGCTGTTACCCTGAGAGATTTCATCTGCTGCCTGTGCCACTGAACCGGCAGCGCCCTTTATCTGTCCCACAAGTGCGCGAAGGTCAGCCTGCATTCCGTCAAGAGAGGCCAGCAGGCTGGTTGTGTCCTTATGTCGCAGCTGAACGGGCGTGGTCAGGTCCCCCCCGGCAATCGCCGCCGCGATTTTCTGAGCCTCTGCGGGTTCCCCTCCCAGTTGCCGCATCAGGATGCGGACAATAAACAGGCAGACCAGTACACTACTCACGATTGAAATGAAAATAATCAGGCCGGAAATCTTCAGCACCCTGATGGCATGTTCATTATTTCTGAAAGCAGTTTCTTCAGCCTGGTGAGTCTGGATGGTTGTCAGGGCATTCAGGCTTGCAATCAGAAGCTGTTGAGGAGGCCGTACCACGCTGGTGAGATAATCCGGCAGGCCTTCAAGTTGCTTCTGCCTGCCTTTTTTTGCAGCAGTCTCAAGCACTGCAAGCGCCGTCTTCTCGTTATCCAGGACGGTGGTAAGGAGTTTCATCTCGTCCGGGATGTTTTCAGCCATAATCATACCTTTGAGCTTATTGCGATTCTGAATATAAGCAGTTTTGCTCTTCTCAAAGCGTTCCCACTCTGTGGCAATGGCTTTTTCGTCAGAAAACAGCGCCATATTTCTGACCTGAACCAGCATATTTCTCAGGGCCGTGCCGGCTTCATTCGCCACCACCACCTTTTTCAGCCTGTGAGAGACGATGTCATTCATCTCATGCCGGGATGTATTAAGGCTGATAAAGGTAAATGCGGAACTGATTACAAACAGTAAGATAAGGAAGGTGAAACCTGCTGTTAAACGTGTCGATATTTTCACTGGATAAACCTTGATGGTTGATGAACTAATACATATCGACAAAATCCGGCCGGGCTTGATGACCGGGCGGAGCAGCAAAGCTGTCTATTCCGTAGCCAGATCGGAACTCCGGCAGTCAGTCCGGAAGGTATTTTTTACAAAAGTATGGCTGATCTGAGGCGTACTGCTCTGATTAAGGCTGTTCCGGTGAAGGTCTGCCGACAGTAGAAAGGTCATACCGGCCTGAGGTGCCTGGATATCCTGCGTGTGGCAGATGCCCATGCGCGCAGCGTTCTCCCCGTAGGTAAGACCCTGATTGTCAGGCAGGCTAAGCACATGGATAATGCTGAATTTTTTGATGAACCGGTTACATGGCCTGCTGCCATGAAAATGGCACCTCATATCTGCATGAACATCAATACGGTCTGAATGTGACACTTACATTCATCTGG containing:
- a CDS encoding aspartate/glutamate racemase family protein, with the protein product MTVSIGVLAGMGPRSTAPFVDMLVTECHIGYGAKYDMDFPKMHIISLPTPFWPGKKVDDNAMIATLQQGITELVRAKVSLIAVPCNLAHCYFAEMKAVSSGIPLLHIADIALESLPAEATRIAVLATKPTLEAGFYQARIEASGKEIIDSPLLREMTTSLIGRVKTKGFHDSDVQAEWINLMSVVANLKVEALLIACTDLSPLITENTFSFFIVDTAASLSSATIKNYRRLSGKITDGTHNTD
- a CDS encoding Rpn family recombination-promoting nuclease/putative transposase yields the protein MKKKKNRTPTPHDATFRQFLTHPDVARDFMELHLPAELRAICDLSTLKLESGSFVEDDLRQYFSDVLYSLKTTAGEGYVHVLIEHQSSPDKHMAFRLMRYAVAAMQRHLEAGHKKLPLVIPVLFYTGKRSPYPYSTRWLNEFDELALAGKLYSSAFPLVDVTVIPDDEIAGHRSMAALTLLQKHIHQRDLAELTDRLAPILLAGYLSSSQVISLVHYIVQAGETADAEGFVRELAQRVPQHGDALMTIAQQLEQNGIQKGIQLGRQEGRNEGKLEVARTMLQNGLDRNTIMKMTGLTEDDLAQIRH
- a CDS encoding IS30 family transposase: MKRRTRINYTPEQKAIIWDRYKQGDSLHDIARMFDRFHSSIMPTIHQTGGYRPPVRKRHRLALTLDEREEISRGLVAKLSIRDIAANLSRAPSTISREVRRHGGAKQYRAAKADTAAWENALRPKPCKLIESPTLCKIIAEKMHQDWSPEQIAGWLKRCYPDNQEMHVSHETIYKTLFIQTRGALKKELQQCLRSGRAVRRSRTSSLKGKGLGKIPNAIPISERPPEASDRAIPGHWEGDLIQGSKNSYIITLVERHSRFVMLAKIRDNKTITVISALIRQARELPVELYKTLTWDRGAEMTSHTRFTVATDIQIYFCDPQSPWQRGSNENTNRLLRQYFPKGTDLSVHSQQRLNSVARQLNERPRKTLDYESPAERFNKCVASIS
- a CDS encoding methyl-accepting chemotaxis protein gives rise to the protein MKISTRLTAGFTFLILLFVISSAFTFISLNTSRHEMNDIVSHRLKKVVVANEAGTALRNMLVQVRNMALFSDEKAIATEWERFEKSKTAYIQNRNKLKGMIMAENIPDEMKLLTTVLDNEKTALAVLETAAKKGRQKQLEGLPDYLTSVVRPPQQLLIASLNALTTIQTHQAEETAFRNNEHAIRVLKISGLIIFISIVSSVLVCLFIVRILMRQLGGEPAEAQKIAAAIAGGDLTTPVQLRHKDTTSLLASLDGMQADLRALVGQIKGAAGSVAQAADEISQGNSELSSRTEQQAAALQETAASMEEITATVRNNTTSAQHTAGVAREAAALSRNGREEVLRMSESMGEISHSAGKIRDITAVIEGIAFQTNILALNAAVEAARAGEEGRGFAVVAGEVRSLAQRSATAAKEIKALIEMAVTQVENGVSVADGTGQSIIRITGMVGELAEAMDEISLGSEEQMQGIAQVSIAVTQMDGVTQNNAALVEESSAASQSLSEQARALQNMVETFRI
- a CDS encoding metallophosphoesterase — its product is MLIAQVSDIHASTENDYLFRFDQVLNWLTHLQPDILVITGDLTDGHWQEGYKHIADRLNQQNYPSLILPGNSDDRSLMRSVWDENRWAHDAQGEALHLIHNTGDIRLIGLDSTIDYKDYGSVTDHLEWLDNQLSDACSPPSLLFLHHHVFASGIPTLDETMCRGLPEMEDLIRRAPARLLAISSGHVHRPIAGTYAGIPAYICGSVCPANPVWFGTVNSPPANDPPALIIHRYVSNALISHHVCV